A window from Brachyhypopomus gauderio isolate BG-103 chromosome 6, BGAUD_0.2, whole genome shotgun sequence encodes these proteins:
- the rdh8a gene encoding retinol dehydrogenase 8a, protein MASGGQKVVLITGCSSGIGLRIAVLLAKDEQKRYHVIATMRNLQKKQKLVEAAGEALGNTLTLQTLDVCSDDSVKQCVSSVKDRHIDILINNAGVGLLGPLESISVEQMKKVFDTNFFGTVRMIKEVMPDMKKRRAGHIIVMSSVMGMQGVVFNDVYAASKFAIEGFCESMAVQLLKFNVKMSLIEPGPVHTEFEVKMMDNMAEMEFAGADPDTVRYFKDVYMPSSCDIFEAMGQTPEYIAKCTKKVIESRSPRFRNLTNSLYTPIVAMKYADETGGLSVHAFYNLLFNFGSLMHVAMAVLKCLTCNCLRRRTVSPD, encoded by the exons ATGGCGAGCGGAGGGCAGAAAGTGGTGTTAATCACGGGCTGTTCCTCCGGCATTGGATTGAGAATTGCGGTGCTGCTGGCCAAAGATGAACAGAAACGTTACCATG TCATTGCCACCATGCGTAACCTGCAGAAGAAGCAGAAGCTGGTGGAGGCGGCTGGCGAGGCCCTGGGGAACACGCTGACCCTGCAGACCCTGGACGTGTGCAGCGATGACTCGGTCAAGCAGTGTGTCAGCAGCGTCAAGGACCGTCACATCGACATCCTCA TAAACAACGCAGGTGTGGGATTGCTGGGCCCTTTAGAGAGCATCAGCGTGGAGCAGATGAAGAAGGTGTTCGACACCAACTTCTTTGGAACGGTGCGTATGATCAAGGAGGTCATGCCCGACATGAAGAAGCGGCGGGCGGGCCACATCATCGTCATGAGCAGCGTTATGGGCATGCAAG GGGTGGTGTTCAACGACGTGTATGCAGCCTCGAAGTTTGCCATCGAGGGCTTCTGCGAGAGCATGGCCGTGCAGCTGCTCAAGTTTAACGTGAA GATGTCGCTGATTGAGCCGGGCCCCGTGCACACGGAGTTCGAGGTGAAGATGATGGACAACATGGCCGAGATGGAGTTTGCCGGTGCGGACCCAGACACTGTGCGCTACTTCAAGGACGTGTACATGCCGTCCTCGTGTGACATCTTTGAAGCAATGGGGCAGACACCAGAATATATCGCGAAA TGCACGAAGAAGGTTATTGAGTCGAGGAGCCCCCGTTTCCGGAACCTGACCAACAGCCTGTACACCCCAATCGTGGCCATGAAGTACGCGGACGAGACGGGCGGCCTGTCCGTTCACGCCTTCTACAACCTGCTGTTCAACTTCGGCTCGCTCATGCACGTGGCCATGGCCGTGCTCAAGTGCCTGACCTGCAACTGCCTTCGGCGCCGCACCGTGTCGCCCGACTGA